The sequence CTCCGGCAAGAGCACCCTGCTCAAACTGATCGCCGGAGAACTCGGACCCACCGCCGGCTCCGTTTCGGTCAACGGGACGCTGGGCTACCTCCCGCAGAGCCTCCCTCTGACCGGAAACCTCACCGTGGCCGAAGTGCTCGGCATCGCCGCGGTGATCAGCGCCCTCGACGCCGTCGAATCCGGGGACGTGAGCGAGGAGCACTTCACCACCATCGGTGACGACTGGGACATCGAGGAGCGAACCCGCGCCCAGCTGGACCGTCTCGGACTGGTCGGCCTGGAGCTGAACCGGCGCCTGAGCACGCTCAGTGGCGGCCAGGTCGTCTCCCTCGGCCTCGCCGCCCAGCTGCTCAGGCGCCCCGACGTACTGCTGCTCGACGAGCCGACCAACAACCTCGACCTCGAAGCCCGGCACAAGCTCTACGACGTGCTGGAGGATTTCAACGGCTGCCTGCTCCTGGTCAGCCACGACCGTGCGCTGCTCAACCGCATGGAACGTATCGCCGAACTTTCCGGCGACGAACTGCGCCTCTACGGCGGCAACTTCACCGAGTACCAGGAGGCCGTGCGCGCCGAGCAGGAGGTCGCGGAGAAGAACATCCGCAACGCCGAGCAGGAGCTGAAGCGGGAGAAGAGGGAAATGCAGCAGGCCCGCGAGCGCGCCGAGCGCCGCCAGAGCAATGCCGCCCGCAACCTCAAGAACGCCGGCCTGCCCCGCATCTTCGCGGGCAACATGAAGCGCGGCGCGCAGGAGTCCGCCGGCCGGTCCGGCCAGATGCACGCATCCCGGGTCAGCGAGGCCAAGTCCCGGCTCGACGAGGCCGGACGCGCCCTGCGCGAGGAGCAGCGCCTCACGCTGGAACTGCCCGGTACCGAGGTGCCCGCAGGGCGCAACCTCTTTCTCGGCGAGGGGATGCAGGTGCATCACGCGGGCCGGGCCGTGTTCGCCGACGGCGGTGTCAGCCTGGCCATCCGGGGCCCCGAGCGGATCGCGCTGACCGGTCCCAACGGTGCGGGGAAGACCACCCTGCTGCGCCTGATCACCGGCGATCTTGAGCCGGACAGCGGGGAGATCACCCGCAGCGGCGGACGGATCGCCTATCTCTCGCAGCGCCTGGACCTGCTGGACCTGGACCGCACCGTGGCGCAGAACTTCGCCGCGTTCGCCCCTGAGCGGGCCGAGGCGGAGCGGATGAACCTGCTCGCCCGATTCCTCTTCCGGGGCACCCGCGCGCATCTGCCGGTGTCCGCACTCTCGGGCGGTGAACGCCTGCGCGCCACCCTGGCGTGCGTACTGTGCGCCGAACCGGCCCCCCATCTGCTCCTGCTCGACGAGCCGACCAATAACCTCGACCTGGTCAGTGCCGGTCAGCTCGAAAGCGCGCTCGACTCCTACCGGGGCGCCTTCATGGTGATCAGCCACGACGAGCGGTTCCTTGCCGAGATCGGGGTGAACCGCTGGCTGCGGATCACCGACGGAAGTCTCAAGGAGACCGGAGCCCCTGCGGTGTGAGATGTCGGCGTGCTGAGCGGCCCGCGCCCGAGGCCCTGTGCCCGGCGGGCCGACCATCGATCACATGGAGAGGTTCCCTGTGCCCCAGCCCGCCCTGCTCGCCCGCGACCTGGTCCGCAGCCTCGGCGGCCGGCGTGTTCTGGACGGCGTGTCCCTGACGGCTTCCCCCGGCCACCGCATCGGCCTGATCGGGGAGAACGGTGTCGGCAAGTCCACCCTGCTGCGCGTACTGGCCGGCGTGGACCAACCTGACGCGGGAAGCGTCTCGCGCCCCGGTGACATCGGATACCTGCACCAGGAAATGCCTTTCGAGGCCGCGTCGTCCATCACGGCCGTGATGGACGACGCACTGTGCGAGGCCCGTGAGGATGTCGCACAGCTCGAACGGCTCGGAGAGGAACTCGCCCGGGTCCCCGAGGAGGCCCCCGGCCATCAGGAACTCCTCGACAGATACGGCAGGCGGCTTGAGCAGGCGCAGGACCGGGAGTCCTGGGACGCCGATCGCCGCGCGGCCCTGGTGCTCGACGGGCTGGGCCTGGGCGGAGTCGGGTACGGGCGGACTCTTGGCTCCCTGTCCGGTGGACAGCGCAGCCGGCTCTCCCTGGCCGCGCTGCTTGTCCGACGGCCGTCGGCGCTGCTGCTGGACGAGCCGACCAACCACCTCGACGACGGCGCCGCCGCCTTCCTGGAGGAACAGATCCGGAGCCTGCCCGGAACAGTGGTGGTCGCCAGTCACGACCGGGCGTTCCTTGACGCCGTCTGCACCCACCTGGTCGACCTCGACCCGACGGTGGACGGTCCTGTCCGTTACGGAGGCGACTACAGCGCGTACCTGGGTGAGAAGCGCGCCGAGCGGGAGCGCTGGGAGCGGCGGTACGCCGAGGAACAGGAGGAATTGGAGGGTCTACGTCACACGGCGGGCGTGACAGCGCATCTTGTCGCGCCGGACCGGGGGCGGCAGGACAACGAGAAGATGGGCTACGGCCACCGGGCGGGTCGGGTGCAGAACCAGATTGCCCGCCGGACGCGCAACGCCACGCGGCGGTTGGAGGAACTGGAGCGCACCCAGGTCGCCGAGCCGCCCCGCCCCCTGCGGTTCGCGGCCGGGGAACTGGCCGCACGGGCGGAAGAGGGCCCGCGGTCCCTGGTGTCTCTGCGGGACGTACGGGTTTCCGGCCGACTCGCCCTGGACGCCCTGGAAGTGTCCGCAACCGACCGGCTGTTGATCACGGGTGACAACGGGGCGGGCAAGTCGACGCTGCTCGCCGTGCTCGCCGGACAACTCTCCGCCGAGGGCGAGGTGCGCAGGCGGGGTGGACTGACGGTAGGGCTGCTCACCCAGGACACGGTCTTCGACCGGGACGACCGCACGGTCCACGCGACCTATGAGCTGTCGCTGGGGGCCGCTCGGGCCGAGAAGGTACCGCTGGGCTCGCTCGGGCTGATGAACGCAGCGGACTTGGACAAACCCGTCGGCCACCTTTCCGTCGGCCAGCGCCGACGGCTCGCTCTGGCCCTCCTCGTGGCGAGGCCGCCCCAGTTGCTGCTGCTCGATGAGCCCACCAACCATCTCTCCCCGCGCCTGTGCGACGAGTTGGAGGAGGCCTTGAGGACC is a genomic window of Streptomyces sp. NBC_01237 containing:
- the abc-f gene encoding ribosomal protection-like ABC-F family protein; the protein is MSDAAIICSNLSFAWPDDTPVFTDLSFTVATGRTGLVAPNGSGKSTLLKLIAGELGPTAGSVSVNGTLGYLPQSLPLTGNLTVAEVLGIAAVISALDAVESGDVSEEHFTTIGDDWDIEERTRAQLDRLGLVGLELNRRLSTLSGGQVVSLGLAAQLLRRPDVLLLDEPTNNLDLEARHKLYDVLEDFNGCLLLVSHDRALLNRMERIAELSGDELRLYGGNFTEYQEAVRAEQEVAEKNIRNAEQELKREKREMQQARERAERRQSNAARNLKNAGLPRIFAGNMKRGAQESAGRSGQMHASRVSEAKSRLDEAGRALREEQRLTLELPGTEVPAGRNLFLGEGMQVHHAGRAVFADGGVSLAIRGPERIALTGPNGAGKTTLLRLITGDLEPDSGEITRSGGRIAYLSQRLDLLDLDRTVAQNFAAFAPERAEAERMNLLARFLFRGTRAHLPVSALSGGERLRATLACVLCAEPAPHLLLLDEPTNNLDLVSAGQLESALDSYRGAFMVISHDERFLAEIGVNRWLRITDGSLKETGAPAV
- a CDS encoding ABC-F family ATP-binding cassette domain-containing protein, encoding MPQPALLARDLVRSLGGRRVLDGVSLTASPGHRIGLIGENGVGKSTLLRVLAGVDQPDAGSVSRPGDIGYLHQEMPFEAASSITAVMDDALCEAREDVAQLERLGEELARVPEEAPGHQELLDRYGRRLEQAQDRESWDADRRAALVLDGLGLGGVGYGRTLGSLSGGQRSRLSLAALLVRRPSALLLDEPTNHLDDGAAAFLEEQIRSLPGTVVVASHDRAFLDAVCTHLVDLDPTVDGPVRYGGDYSAYLGEKRAERERWERRYAEEQEELEGLRHTAGVTAHLVAPDRGRQDNEKMGYGHRAGRVQNQIARRTRNATRRLEELERTQVAEPPRPLRFAAGELAARAEEGPRSLVSLRDVRVSGRLALDALEVSATDRLLITGDNGAGKSTLLAVLAGQLSAEGEVRRRGGLTVGLLTQDTVFDRDDRTVHATYELSLGAARAEKVPLGSLGLMNAADLDKPVGHLSVGQRRRLALALLVARPPQLLLLDEPTNHLSPRLCDELEEALRTGPGAIVLASHDRWLRRRWQGREIRLESGRGQRENGLRAVSIGERAPGR